TTAGCTAAAGATGATGAACAAAAAAGTTATTTAGATAATTTAGATAACATTTATCAAAAACAAGACGGACACATCAAAGCTCACATTGATAACCTAATTATGGTTAAATTCAATAAAAATGCTAAACTTAATTTTGATCCAAGTCAAAAAACCAAGGTTGTTCAAAACATCAAAGAAGAAAAACGATCATATTCAATTTTAGAAAAAGAGCTTTTTGATCGCGAAAATAGCTTAGATGAACTTTTAAGTAGATTGGACAAAAATTTAGGTAAAAAATAATCAAATTCGCTTGCTAATGCAAGCGTTTTTTCTTGCTTGCTTTTTCCTTTGTAGCAAAAGCTTTCTAAGATTCAAAAAACTAATGCGCCTTATTTATAGACTTATTAGTTGACTGGAGTGCAATCTTTATCACAAAAAATAAAGACACAAGAAAAAGCGTGCCTTGTGTCAAGGCTTTTCTTGTTTCTTTGTAACCTCAATGCAACTGATAGTTGAGTAAATTGTTCTAAATATACAAAAAACGAAATATGGTTATGTCCATATTTCATATCATTGTTTAAAATTCAGGGTTTTTAATTTAAAGGCAACTCAATTTGCTTATTGAAGGTGTAAATTTTGTCAGGCTCTTTGACTCTTGAACGAGCTTGTAATTCAAAAACAACTTTTCATGCATTGCCATTCTCATTTAGTTCAGAAATGACAATTTTATTAATTTGAATATCATCAAAGAAAAAACGTTCTTTTTCCACGTCGCTTATTTTACGAACTTCAAAATCAGAAATTTCAAGTTTGCTTCTTGATTTATTTACTGATTGCTCTTTAATTGTAATTAAAAGAGATTTAGTTGCAATATAATCTGTAATTAACTTTTTGATATATTCTTCGTAAAGATTTGTTCCAATGCTTATTGGAGCAGATTGATTTTCAAGAAAAATTTCAAGAACATCTCCAGGAGAATTAAAACCGTTATCGATGCCGCTAATTGCACTAGTCCTAAATGTTAATAACACTCATTTTTCGAATCTTAAAGGATTTTCATCTAAAACGTGATCAGTTGTTAATTCTTCAGAAGCAATTTGAGTTTCTAAAGCTCTAACAATTTGACCTTCTTTGATTAACCAAACATCGTTTTTACCGTTTTCAGGATTAACAAAATTTATTTCTTTTCCTACATTTTTAGGATCAAGGTGTTCATTAATATATGAAGCACTGTAATTGTGTCCAGGGTGCCCTTTATAATAAATATTATAATCCTGAGCATATTTAGAAGATATGTATTTAACTCTATCAATATCTGAATCATAACTTGTTCCGATCACAATTATTGAAGGTTTTTGGTTTTGCTGATAATCGGCTTTTACTATATCTCTTTCTTTTTCTCAATCTAGACCGATAATTTTTCCTCAGTGTGTAAAAAGTCTTTTATTGTTTCTATCTCTGGTACTAAAAATAAAATCTTTAATTTCTTTTGGGGAAAGATTTTCGCCTGTATCGCTTTTTTCTTGTTCGAAAAATGACTTAATATTTCTAATTTTTTTATTTGTTAAACTTTTAACTGCATCATATTCGGAAAAGTAACTAACTATATTTGGGTAAAAATTAGTTATTAAGTATTGACTAATTCTATCAATATACTTTGGAGCACCTTCTAAAGGGCCTCCTGTTTGGGGATCTAAATAAAGATCATAAACTAATGGCACATATTTTTTAGAGACTCATTGTCCTGATGCAAGTGAATCTTCAATACCTACAATTGCAACGTTGCGATATTTATTCACTAAATTTGAATATTCTATTGCATTTGTAAAGTGATCTGAATTCATAAAAAAGTTAATTTTTTTATCAGGATTTGCGGCTATTATTTTTTCAAAATATTTAACAGCTTCTAAATCAGAAATTGAACCCAAATCTTCAACAGTAGATTTATTATATGAGTTTTGAGTGTTTGACGGGTCTTGATCAGTTGGTAATTTACGAACATTTTTAAGAAAATCTTCAAAAAATTCTTTATTTAACGGTTTTTGAAAAGGTAATTTTGAAGTATAAAGAAAATGAACTTCACTTTTTGAAAGCATTGCTAATCTAACTAAATTAAAAAAAGTCATAATTCCGTAAGAAGAAAAATATAAGTTTATATCAGCTTTATCTTGAAGTTCTAAAATACTTGAACTTGATTTTAATTCATTATTTAGATCATAAGTAATTTTTTCTAAAACTGGTGATGTTTTTTCAATTTTTCTCTTGTTAGATAATATAGCTAAGGTTGTTGTAGGAATAGTGATTACAGTAGCGCTAGCAGCAGCTGTTAAAATAGCTAATTTTGTTGTTCTTTTCATAGGTAAAATTATATTATTTTCTAAAATAGTAAAAGATGTAAATTATTAAACGAATTGTCACTCTTGTTTGTTTCTTTTAATATAATTATATTGAATTCTTAAGAATTCAACACAAGCAATTCTGATATTAATTATTGAAATAAAATTTAAGTATTGAATTAATAAAATCAATTAATTTTGTATGTTAGTTTTTGGTTTTACAAATTCAATATTTGTCCTACAGCACGGGCCTTCTTTTCTTTCGAAGAAAAGAACCAAAAGAACTTCAAAATTCATAAAGAAATTGTTGATTATAAAATATGTTTTGTGATATTAGTTGTTAATGAATGCAACTTTATCTTTTCACTCTATATCTTTTTCAAGTAAGTTATAAAGTTTTAACAAAATCTGTTCACTTCTTTCAAGTATTTTGATTATCTTTTGTGCGTTTTCATTTTTAAGAATTTCGTTGGGGAAATGTCTTAATTGTGACTGTGCTAAAGTGAATTTTCTAGAATTTACAATTGCCTTTGCAATCACATGTACTTGTGGGATAGAAATATCTCACCCTTTAGCTAAAGCATAAATTTCGGTTTCATTTAATTCGGATTCTTCAACAACTTTTGCAATATATTTCTTATTATTGATTTCGAAATACAAGTTTTGGTTTACATCTAAACATAAATTAATATCTTTTCCGTTTTGTGAAAAAAACATTAATCTTTTATTATGTTCGTCGTAAGGGGCGAGCATTTTATTTTTATACATAACAACCCCATTATTTACTCTTCTTCTAATTCTTAAAGAAAAATCATAAATGTTTGAATTATGATCATTTTTGATAAATTTGGTTTCTTTATTACCTTCTGTTTTTTGAAAATGTTTGTTATATTCGTCAATAATTTCTTCGCTTCTTTTATTTAATTCATCAATAGAATCAATACCTTTATTTTTAAATAAATAAGGGTAATAATTTTGAGCACTAGCAAAAGATCTTTCCACATTTGGCTTATCTTTAGGATTAGATGACACAAATAAAGTAATTCCTCTATCGATTAAAGCCTCTTCAAACATTGTGTATGTTTTTTCTGAACCTCAAAAAGTTCTTCTGCGATCTGTTGTTATATTTGAAGGAAATCCATATTTTTTAAAGAGTTTATCAATTAGCTTTTGGTAACCCACATTTGTTTCTTGCTCTTCACATTGAAGTTCAAGTAATTTACCTGTAGCTGAATCAATTGCGTGGTAAATGAAAACTTTTTTATCCCCAAAAAATATTTCTTGACAAGCATCTAATTCAACATTTTCACCAAATTTTAAATGTATATTTTTAGCTTGATAAACGCTTTTTCTTTTCTTCTCACGCTCATCAATTTCTAAAGAACCAATTCTTGTGAAAAGTGAAGTTTTTTCACCAATTTCTTGTTTAAGCAATCTTCTAATTTTTCTAGATTCTCTTTTACCTTTTCTTGTCATTTGGATGTTAATGAAACCTTGCTTTTTAACTCTTCTAAAAGCTTGTGAATAACTAATATTAAAATTTTGTTTTACTTTTTCATAATAATAAAGTCAAAAAGGAGCGGTATTAATAGTTGCATTTTTAGGGAAAAATTCTTCAGAAAAATCATAATAATCACACATAATTTTATTTATAGTTTCATCATTATATTTGAGTGCATTTTCATTTTTTCTACCTTTGTGAGCAACGTTAAAAGTACCATTTTCTATAAATGGTTTTATTTCTTGTTTGTATCTAATTATTGTTCTGACACTGACGTGATACATCCTAGCAAGTTCTTTGTTTGTTCTTTTGTTTCAAAACCTTATAATACCTGCTATTATTTGAGCTTTTCTTTCTTCATAATAGCTCGTTTTTTTATGTGTTGTTATTTTAAAGACACCCATAGTCACTCCTTTATTAATTAAAATTTTATCTAAGATGTAGATTTTTAATTTTAAAACTCAAGGGTGTGACATTTCGTTTGCTATTTAATATAGGTAAAATTATATTATTTTCTAAAATAGTAAAAGATAAAAAAGAATTATAATATCACTATGAAACAGCTATATAAAATTTTTAATCTTAATTTATATAAAAAAAACTTTTATTTTTTTAATGTCATGCAAATAATTGACGTATTAGGAATAATTTTAATTGCATATGGTGTTTTTTATACATTATATCTCCATCATATCCAATTACAATTTGATTTAGATATGTTTGGATATTATCCATTTATTGGTTCTATAATTTGACCAGGATTATCTTTGATTTTAGCAAAGATAATAATGCTTATTATTTTACTTTTTATAAATAAATCTGATAAATTAAGAAGTCTTTTAGCTATTTTATACAGCTTAATTCTTCCTTTTTGATTTCAAACTTTAATTAAAAAACAATTAATTGTTAATTTAAAAACCAAAGAGGAACAAAAAGAGATATTTTCTAAACAACTTATTAATAATTTCTTTATTTTTATCTTTCTATTTGTTGTATTTGCTGTTTTAATTGCAACATATGCACAATTTTTCAAAATTTACTATTATTATTCATATTACAAATTTTTCTGAATAGATCTAATTTATCTTAGTTCTATATCTCTTGTGGTGCTTAATTCAATTCTTTTAAATAGCTATATTAAACTTAAAAAGATGTAGTTTGATTGTGAAACACCATACAAAAAGCATGTAATTTATTTGAGTGTAATTTCAAATACAATGAAACAAAAAACATAATAAAAAGATACATATAACTCTTCCTTTTTCTTGTTTTTTTGAGTTCTAGTTACAATTCAACTTACAATAAAAACTACTAATAGGTCTTATTTATAGACTTATTAGTAGTTTTAAATATTTTAATTTTCTTCAAGAAAAGTGTTCATATTTATTCAATCTTCTTTACTTGGGAAATAATTAATATCTACAAAGTAATGATAAACATCTTCCATATTTTTAATGTTGGTTTTATATCCTTCTTGTGGATCTGAGTAATATTTATCTCTATAAATTAAGTTAAAAGTGTTGGAAATTGGGAAATTTCTAAAACTTACAAAAGTTTTGATTTTCTCTTTATCTCAATTTAAATTCGTATTCAGTAAGCTCATTGTGGTAAGAATTGTTGTTGTGGTTGCTTGGATTCCATGTAAAGTGGTTTTTGAATCTCCATTTTGATCAAATAAAATTGACTGATTAATTTTAATATTATTTAAATCATTTGAAAGCATAAGTTCTCAAGCAACATTTGGGTCCAAAATAATAGCGATTTGATCCGTATCTTCGCCTAAAAGGAAACTGATATATTCTTTAGCAATTTTTTTATCGTAGCTTGCATGTAATTTAAAAAATCAGTTATATTTTGAAGGTGGATAAAGTTTTTTCATTTTAGCAAAATAATCTTGAATTTCTTTATAAGTACGTTTGTTTTGATCAATTCTTCACTTACCATTTTTGTCTTTTCTAAAAAGTGAAGACCCCATAAAAATTAAATTCTTTTTATTTGGATCATAATGCTCTCTTCCTTGCATTATAAAATCTAAGAAAGTTCCATTTGGCACTTTATTTACCTTTAAAAAGTCACTTACAAAATCATTACCATTTGCAAATTCAACCATATTAGTAATTTCATATGGGTTTAATGGATATTGTTCGATTTTGATCTTTGCTCAACTTTTATTAATAGAATCCATTTCCTTGTTAAATTTATCAATATAACCTCTTTCTAGATTAAATATTTTTACTTTTTCATCTAATTGCAAGAAATGATGATAATCAATTAGTGTTTTGTTTAGATTTTTGTCATTTTGGAACCGATTTCATTTTGTTATTAACTCTTTCTTGGTATAAAATTTACTTTGTTTTAACACCCACTTTTTATAGTCGGTTAGAAAGTAGACTTGTTGAGCATTTCCATCGCTTAAAAGAACTATTTTATTGGCGTGTTTAAAAATTCAATTTTTTAACTTTTCATTTTCTAACGATACGAGACTTAGTGCAGGTAAATAGAAATCAAATTTGTTTATTCCTGCATCAAGGTAAGGTTTTAGATATGTTTCAATCTCATTTACAGATTTGAAAAATGTATCATAAGAGTTATCGATGTTATTAATATATTTAGTGTTATCAATTGTTAAAATTCTTCCATCATTTATATTTCACTGATGCTTTTTAAAATCATAAACAGGCTTAAATTTAGATGTTAAATACTCTAAATCAAATCTTTGAGTCCCAGGGCGACTAAGCGCATCAGAAGTTTTTCAAACCTCTGAATTTATAAAAAATAAAACATCATTGTATGGTATATTTGCATCGCTATTTGCACTAAGCTGCCCAATTGCTAGAAGCATACTAGAAAGATAAACCTGTGCTGCATGTCTTGTGATAAAAACACTTGGATATTCATTAGAAGCTGAGTCAATTATTTCATTGATAAACGGACGGAAAAAACTATCTTTTTTGATTAATTTAACACCTGTTTTTAAACCTTTTAGCTCCATTTGTTTGTTACGAAACTCGGTACTTAATTGATCAATCTTATTTTGGTTTTCAATAAAAATAGATTTTTTTGCTTTTAGATCTATTTTGTCATCATATAACACTTTTATTAGATTTTGTAGATTAACTTGCATTTGAATTATTTTTCGGTTATTTATTTCAAGATTATTTTGTAAAATAGCTATTTTTTCCAAATTTTGATTAGATTCTTTTTCTATAATAAGCATATTATTTCAAGAATTAATAATACTAGTTAGCTTATCAGTTTCATATTCTTGATCGGCATAGCTTTTAGCAAGGATCTCGACTGTTAATTGTTCTTCGCTAGCACAAGAACTTACTACAAAAGTAGTTGATATTAAAGAAGTTGGGATTAATGATAAATTTCAAATTTTCTTTCTCATAAAATATCCTTAAAAATACGTATATAAATATTATAAATTCATTTAAAAATTCACTTTAAAAATATTGAAAACATCTCATTTTTAATTCAAAAATGTATAATTAAACCTATGGGAATTTATAAATTACATTCAAACTACGAGCCAAAAGGCGATCAACCAAAAGCTATCAAAGAAATTGTTGAAAACATTAAAGATGGAATTGATCAACAAGTACTTTTAGGGGTTACTGGTAGTGGTAAAACTTTTACAATTGCCAATGTTATTAAAGAATTTGATAAGCCTGTGCTTATTCTTTCACATAACAAAACCTTAGCTAGCCAGCTTTATAGCGAGCTTAAATCATTTTTTCCTGAAAATGCAGTTGAATATTACATTAGTTATTTTGATTACTATCGTCCTGAAGCTTATATGCCTACAACCGATACTTACATTGAAAAAGATTCAAAAACTAATGAACAAATTGAAATTTTAAGAATGAGTGCAATTAACTCACTTTTAACAAGAAAAGATACTATTGTAATTGCTAGTGTTAGTGCTATTTATGGTGCTTTAAATCCTGAAATTTATAAAGATAGTTTCTTTAGATTTTATACCAGTATGAAAATTTCAGTGAAAGATTTTACCAAAAGGTTAATTCAAATTAAATACGATCGAAATGATGTGGATCAAGCACCTGGAGAATTCACTGTTAAAGGTGATAATATTATCATTAGACCTGCAGATAGCGAAGATAAAGCAATTCGGATTAGCTTTTTTGGTGACGAAGTTGACGAAATTGCCGAAGTGGATCCAGTAACTAAAAATGTTATTAAAAAAGTTAATATTTACAATTTATCACCCGGGGATGCTTATGCAACTGATAATTCAATTTTTGACATTGTAATACCAAAAATTGAAAAAGAGCTTGAAGACAGACTTAAAGAATTCAAAAATGAAGGTAAGGTTTTAGAACTTACTCGGTTAAATCAAAGAATTAAAAATGATATCGATGATATGAAAGAATTTGGGATGTGTAAGGGAATTGAAAATTACTCAATGTACCTTGATCAAAGAACCTTTGCCGAAAGACCTTATACCATTATGGATTATTTCCCTAAAGATTCATTAATGTTTATTGATGAATCACATATGTTCGTGCCACAATTAAACGCAATGTACAAAGGTGATCGTTCACGTAAAGAATCACTTGTAGAATATGGATTTAGATTACCTAGTGCACTTGAAAATAGACCTTTACAATTTAATGAATGAGAAACTGAATTTGACTTCAAAAAAATCTTTATTTCAGCTACTCCTGGGGATTATGAACTAGATCAAACAAATGGACTTGTAACTCGTTTATATGTGCGCCCAACAGGTTTACTTGATCCAGAAATCATTATAAAACCTACTAAAAACCAAATTGAAGACATTTATGACACCATTATTGCTCAGCGGCAAACAGGTGAAAAAACTATTATTTTAACAACTACCAAAAGAATGGCTGAAGAATTATCTACTTACTTAATTGAAAGAGATATTAAAGCTGCTTATATTCACTCAGAGCATAACACTTTTGTTAGAAATGAAATTCTAAGAAAGCTTAGATCAGGGATTTATGAAGTTGTTATTGGAATTAACTTACTTAGAGAGGGAATTGACCTACCTGAAGTATCTAAAGTTATTGTTCTAGATGCCGATAAAGAAAGTTTTATGCGTAATGCACGTAGTTTAATTCAGATTACAGGGCGTGCAGCTAGAAACGCAAATGGTCAAGCAATTTTTTATGCTGATAGTATTTCAAAAAGTATGAAAATTTGCATTGATGATAATAAAGAAAAACGTGAATTACAAATTGCATACAATAAAAAACACGGAATTGTGCCTAAAACCATTATTAAACCTATTGCAGAGCCAATTCATGGTCATGACATTATGAATGCAGTTGAATTAATTCTTGATAAGCAGAAAAAATCTGGAGATTCACAAAAAATGAACAAAAAATCAAAAGATATGCTTATCCAAGAAATTAAAGATCAAATGAATGAAGCTGCTAAAGCTCTTGATTATGAAAGAGCAATTGAGCTTAGAGACATTCTTTTAGAATTGCAAAAATAGCGTAAAAAACTTAAAGTTTATAGCTTTAAGTTTTTTTGCATGTTTCCCACTTAGTAGTATAAATTTATCAATTATTTAGATTTTTTGTTTCTAAAATTATTTATTTTAATTTTCTTTATTGCTTCCTTTGGCACTTCAAAACTAAAGGTTTCAGAGAAAATTTTAGTTTGGTCACCAATTTTACTTAAATAATCGGTGATTTCTGTTATTTTTATTTCTTCAGTTATATCAAATATAAATTTAAAATATACTTTTCTATTATCAAATTCTTTACTAAAAATACGTAAAGCATCATAAATTGAACTAGTGAAATTTCTCATTGATATCAGAAATTCTTTATTTAATTCTTCCCTTTTAAAATCAATAATTTTAATAGTTATTAAAATATGGTGATTTTTCTCTTTTGAGATAGCATATAAAATTTCTTCAATTATTTCTTTAGACTTTATAACATCTTCATGAAAATTTAATTTGTCTTTGTATTGTATTTCACCACCAATTCCGTATGATTGAATATCTTTTTTATTTAA
This genomic window from Mycoplasmopsis gallinacea contains:
- the uvrB gene encoding excinuclease ABC subunit UvrB; the encoded protein is MGIYKLHSNYEPKGDQPKAIKEIVENIKDGIDQQVLLGVTGSGKTFTIANVIKEFDKPVLILSHNKTLASQLYSELKSFFPENAVEYYISYFDYYRPEAYMPTTDTYIEKDSKTNEQIEILRMSAINSLLTRKDTIVIASVSAIYGALNPEIYKDSFFRFYTSMKISVKDFTKRLIQIKYDRNDVDQAPGEFTVKGDNIIIRPADSEDKAIRISFFGDEVDEIAEVDPVTKNVIKKVNIYNLSPGDAYATDNSIFDIVIPKIEKELEDRLKEFKNEGKVLELTRLNQRIKNDIDDMKEFGMCKGIENYSMYLDQRTFAERPYTIMDYFPKDSLMFIDESHMFVPQLNAMYKGDRSRKESLVEYGFRLPSALENRPLQFNEWETEFDFKKIFISATPGDYELDQTNGLVTRLYVRPTGLLDPEIIIKPTKNQIEDIYDTIIAQRQTGEKTIILTTTKRMAEELSTYLIERDIKAAYIHSEHNTFVRNEILRKLRSGIYEVVIGINLLREGIDLPEVSKVIVLDADKESFMRNARSLIQITGRAARNANGQAIFYADSISKSMKICIDDNKEKRELQIAYNKKHGIVPKTIIKPIAEPIHGHDIMNAVELILDKQKKSGDSQKMNKKSKDMLIQEIKDQMNEAAKALDYERAIELRDILLELQK